The sequence TGGTCCACGATGCCATAGCTCAGGATCAGGCGGCGCGCCCCATAGCTTTCGCCATCGCCAGTGAGGACGGAGAATTTGTCAATGTTGCCAGAGATGCTGTCGGCCCGGGCATTGACCAGCCCGACCGTGGGATAACGCGCCAGCTGCCGCCGCGCCTCGGCCAGGATGTCCAGCGGCGGCTTGTGATCGTGGCCGAGCAGTCCATGCGAGTGGCCGGCGAAGCGGTTACGCGGCAGACCGCTATCGAGAACGGTGACCTTGCGGCGGGCACGGCCAAGCTGCAGGGCGCCGGCGAGACCGGCAAAGCTGCCGCCGATGATGATGACGTCATCCATGGTGATGGGCTCCGCGGGAGGACAGGTGGAAACCTGCCCATTGGCTTGCATATTTCAGATACTACATGGTATCGTAATGCAAGAATTAGAATACTGTCAAGTACTGGAATTGTCGTGACCGAAAACAGCCAGGGCCGGCGCGGCCGGCCCGCAAACGAGGCGCTTGGCCAAACGATCGTCGACGCCGCGCGCGAAATCTTTGTGGAGTTGGGTTTTCAAGCGACGACATTGGACAAGGTCGCCCAGCGGGCGAAGATATCCAAGCTCAGCATCTATCGGCACTTCGAGAACAAGGAGGCGCTGTTCAGCGCGGCCATGGCGGCCGGCTGCCATCAGTTGTTTGCACCACAAGCCCTTCTTGAGGGCGTCGACGGTTCGGTCGAAGACCAGCTCATGGCGGTGGGATCACTACTGCTTCGCACGTTGTTGAGATCAGACGTCCGCAGTGTCGAAGCCATGGTCATGGCCGACAAGACGAGTCAAAACTCGTTAAGCAAGCTCCATTTCGAAGCCGGCCCCGTCCATGTCATCGCCCAAATCGAGGCCCTGTTGTGTCAGTTGCACGAGAAGGCGGTTCTGAACGTGCCCGATCCTCTCCGGTCTGCCCGCTTGTTTGCCGCGCTTTTCAAAGGATCCGATCTCCTGATGATCGCACGCTTCGATCAGGCGAAAGCAGAGGACGACAACGAAATCGAATCCTATTGCCGGTCGGCCGTCGCCATGTTCATCGCCGCGCACCGTGGCAACGACCACGTGGGCGGATAGGCGCCCAGCTTAAGACGGGACTCGCGAGCATCGGAATAGCCGCCGATTTTCGATTGCAAGGATCCGTACCGCTCAACGTCCACATCCGCGGCGTGAGTGACGTCGACCTCCTGACGAGCGATCAAAGATTCCTGACCTATTCAACGACGGGCGTGCTGAGCCTGGCCGTCGGCTACTATTCCGGTGTCCCCACGTCGAAGACATCGATCGGCTCTTTGAGCACTAAGTTGACTGAGTGATTGTCCGTCTTGGGGGTCTCATGGCCGCCGTTCAAAGTGTAAGGGCGCTGATCGGTTGCGCAGCACTGCCAAGCGTTAAACTCGCAACGCTGGATTCCAGCACGGACGCCGCGGATTTTCAGGGACTTCATCTGCGGACATGACGGCCGGCGGATGCTGACGAGCAAAATTGACAGCGCGCGGCGGGCGTGCGGTCGACCGCCGTTTGCATCCAGCCGTATCCTCGCGGATCGCGCCGGTTTCGCGCAGCATTGAGCGCGTTCCTGATCCATCCATAGGTTCTTACAGCGGTCTACAACTTGGATTCGAATAATGAAGATTAAGGAATATTTCTTCAATTCTTGGAATATGACCGAAGATGACTTCGAATTACTTTGATATATTTGCAATGGCATTTTGTCCAGATCAGCCAGCTTGCGGCGTGTTGCACACTGGCTCCGCGCACGGAACGTGCCGCTGGACGTAACCACGACGGGTTTTGCGCCTGAGCCAGGAGTCGAGGGCTTCGACGGCCTGCACCTGACCATCGAACAGATCGAGCCGCCGTCGGCCGCGCCCACCGAGACGACCCCATTCACGGACCAACGCCGTATCGCCAAACAGCGTCGGCTCGATCGTGAGCACGTAAAACCGCGCCATGTTGCGGGCCGGATCGCGCCGCTCGAGCACGAGATATTGCACGGTGAGTTCGGACATGCGCCAGAATCGCAATTCCCGAATCGACCGTCCAATTAAATAAACGAATCAATCAGGACCAAGGATTCAGAAATTCCATGCCGGGTAATGAGACAGTCGCAGTCAGGCTCGCGGCGGTTAAGCTGAAGCCGCAAGCTCCAACAAGTTGACGCGCGCTTACTCGACGGAGATCCCCTCCTCCGCATCAGGCATTGCGCAAGACCTTCTCGAGCTGCGCAACGAGCTTCGACCTCTGCTCGGCAGGAAGCTTGTCCAGATTGATCTGCTTCCAGCGCACCGCCGGCAGGTCCGCCGCGCGAAGGACGCCTAGCAGGCTCCAATCGGGCTCGCCGCGCTTGAACCCCATGAGAAAATCTCTGTGAGCTTGCGGCATTTTTCCCGCGATTTCGGCGATCAGCGTTTCCCGGGCTTCGAGCAATTCGTCCAGGGTCACTTCATCGGCCGTCATGCCCTCGAAGCCGTGCGTGAATTCGTGCTGGATGTCCTTGCGGCGAGGAACCACAACCTCGGAAATCGGCCTGTCATGGCTGATGAGGTAGACGATGAACGCCTTGCGGAGATCGTCCGTGATGCCTTCGTTGGCGAGCAGATCGCGGACATCGAAGAGATCGCGCGGATGCTGCCGGTCGAGCGCCGCGACGAGCTTGCCGCCGTATAGATCGGCGAATGAAACGACTTCCATCTGTGCGAAGCCGAAGGTTTCTTCGACGCTCGGCGACACGTCGCGC is a genomic window of Bradyrhizobium sp. CCGB12 containing:
- a CDS encoding TetR family transcriptional regulator, which codes for MTENSQGRRGRPANEALGQTIVDAAREIFVELGFQATTLDKVAQRAKISKLSIYRHFENKEALFSAAMAAGCHQLFAPQALLEGVDGSVEDQLMAVGSLLLRTLLRSDVRSVEAMVMADKTSQNSLSKLHFEAGPVHVIAQIEALLCQLHEKAVLNVPDPLRSARLFAALFKGSDLLMIARFDQAKAEDDNEIESYCRSAVAMFIAAHRGNDHVGG
- a CDS encoding WGR domain-containing protein codes for the protein MSELTVQYLVLERRDPARNMARFYVLTIEPTLFGDTALVREWGRLGGRGRRRLDLFDGQVQAVEALDSWLRRKTRRGYVQRHVPCAEPVCNTPQAG
- a CDS encoding nucleotidyl transferase AbiEii/AbiGii toxin family protein; this translates as MPLSEQYRHQVALLLETIPFVAAEPDFALKGGTAINLFHRDMPRLSVDIDLTYLPVAPRPESLAAIDAAMKRMAAAIRKGLPGARVTEVVNAREKIVTKLTVQKGDAQIKIEVTPVVRGCVFEPELRDVSPSVEETFGFAQMEVVSFADLYGGKLVAALDRQHPRDLFDVRDLLANEGITDDLRKAFIVYLISHDRPISEVVVPRRKDIQHEFTHGFEGMTADEVTLDELLEARETLIAEIAGKMPQAHRDFLMGFKRGEPDWSLLGVLRAADLPAVRWKQINLDKLPAEQRSKLVAQLEKVLRNA